A portion of the Pseudomonas koreensis genome contains these proteins:
- a CDS encoding DUF2334 domain-containing protein yields MKTVCLVLHDVAPSTWGDYQPFVEAVDALGNVPMTWLVVPDFHRHDALDANPAFRRVLDARVARGDELALHGYYHDDQEPMSHNPRDWFMRRVYTHEGEFYRLSREVALGRLHAGLELFQRYDWPVQGFVAPAWLMSDGTRQALRELPLSYTSDPQHLYRLPDFSAVDAPGLVWSARSAWRRGLSKIVSDQREQRWRDASVIRLGLHPVDMRHHFSRDYWLRTLERLLADGRVPLTKIDWLARQHGQLERAA; encoded by the coding sequence ATGAAAACGGTTTGTCTGGTGCTGCATGATGTGGCGCCGTCGACCTGGGGTGATTACCAGCCCTTCGTCGAGGCCGTCGATGCCTTGGGCAATGTGCCGATGACGTGGCTGGTGGTGCCGGACTTCCATCGCCACGATGCGCTTGATGCCAACCCGGCATTTCGCCGAGTGCTCGATGCCCGGGTCGCTCGGGGCGATGAACTGGCGCTGCACGGTTATTACCACGACGACCAGGAACCCATGTCGCACAACCCGCGCGACTGGTTCATGCGCCGGGTCTACACCCACGAAGGCGAGTTCTATCGGCTGTCCCGCGAAGTTGCCCTGGGTCGATTGCATGCAGGGCTCGAGCTGTTTCAACGCTACGACTGGCCAGTGCAAGGCTTTGTCGCCCCGGCCTGGCTGATGAGTGACGGCACGCGCCAGGCCCTGCGCGAATTGCCGCTGAGCTACACCAGTGATCCGCAGCATCTTTATCGCTTGCCCGACTTTAGCGCCGTAGATGCACCGGGACTGGTGTGGAGTGCGCGCAGTGCCTGGCGTCGCGGCTTGTCGAAAATCGTCAGCGACCAGCGTGAACAGCGCTGGCGCGACGCATCGGTGATTCGCCTGGGTCTGCATCCCGTCGACATGCGCCATCATTTCTCTCGAGATTATTGGTTACGCACACTGGAACGTCTGCTGGCGGACGGACGCGTGCCGCTGACCAAGATCGACTGGCTCGCCCGACAGCACGGTCAACTGGAACGCGCAGCATGA
- the purU gene encoding formyltetrahydrofolate deformylase, translating into MRTFRLVISCPDRVGIVAKVSNFLASHNGWITEASHHSDNQVGWFFMRHEIRADSLPFGIEELREKFAPIAEEFSMDWRITDTEQKKRVVLMASRESHCLADLLHRWHSDELDCEISCVISNHDDLRSMVEWHGIPYYHVPVNPQDKQPAFDEVSRLVKQHDAEVVVLARYMQILPPDMCREYAHKVINIHHSFLPSFVGAKPYHQASLRGVKLIGATCHYVTEELDAGPIIEQDVVRVSHSDSIEDMVRFGRDVEKMVLARGLRYHLEDRVLVHGNKTVVF; encoded by the coding sequence ATGCGCACTTTTCGGCTGGTGATATCTTGCCCGGACCGCGTTGGCATCGTTGCCAAAGTCAGTAATTTTCTGGCCTCTCATAACGGCTGGATCACCGAAGCGAGCCACCACTCTGACAATCAAGTGGGCTGGTTCTTCATGCGTCACGAAATTCGTGCCGATTCGCTGCCGTTCGGTATCGAAGAATTGCGCGAGAAGTTCGCGCCGATCGCCGAAGAGTTCTCGATGGACTGGCGCATCACCGACACCGAGCAGAAGAAACGCGTAGTGCTGATGGCCAGCCGCGAATCCCACTGCCTGGCCGACCTGCTGCACCGCTGGCACAGCGACGAACTGGATTGCGAAATCTCCTGCGTGATCTCCAACCACGACGACCTGCGCAGCATGGTCGAGTGGCACGGCATCCCTTACTACCACGTGCCGGTCAATCCGCAGGACAAGCAGCCTGCATTCGACGAAGTGTCGCGCCTGGTCAAACAGCACGACGCCGAAGTGGTGGTGCTGGCGCGCTACATGCAGATTCTGCCGCCGGACATGTGCCGCGAATACGCGCACAAAGTCATCAACATCCACCACAGCTTCCTGCCTTCGTTTGTCGGCGCCAAGCCCTACCACCAGGCGTCCCTGCGTGGGGTGAAGCTGATCGGCGCGACCTGCCACTACGTGACCGAAGAGCTGGACGCCGGCCCGATCATCGAGCAGGACGTGGTGCGTGTCAGCCACAGCGACAGCATCGAAGACATGGTGCGTTTCGGGCGTGACGTCGAGAAGATGGTGTTGGCCCGCGGCCTGCGTTATCACCTCGAAGACCGTGTGCTGGTGCACGGCAACAAGACAGTTGTGTTCTGA
- the mvaT gene encoding histone-like nucleoid-structuring protein MvaT codes for MSLINEYRATEEAIKELQARLKNLSEDDKLQAELEFEGKLRTLMGEYSKSLRDIIALLDPEAKSKAPRGGAVKTTGTKRARKVKQYKNPHNGEVIETKGGNHKTLKEWKAKWGGDVVEGWATLLG; via the coding sequence ATGTCCTTGATCAACGAATATCGCGCCACCGAAGAAGCCATCAAAGAGCTGCAAGCCCGTCTGAAAAACCTGTCGGAAGACGACAAACTGCAAGCCGAGCTGGAATTCGAAGGCAAACTGCGCACGCTGATGGGTGAATACTCCAAGTCGCTGCGTGACATCATCGCGCTGCTGGATCCGGAAGCCAAATCCAAGGCCCCACGTGGTGGTGCAGTGAAAACTACCGGCACCAAACGTGCACGCAAAGTTAAGCAATACAAAAACCCGCACAACGGTGAAGTCATCGAAACCAAAGGTGGCAACCACAAGACTCTGAAAGAGTGGAAAGCCAAGTGGGGCGGCGACGTGGTTGAAGGCTGGGCTACCCTGCTGGGCTAA
- a CDS encoding methyl-accepting chemotaxis protein — MYNSDQQASRTSSVAAAINQLGAAAQEIARNAAQASNQASDARGLAEDGQQVVERSIKAMNQLSSMLSASSTNIESLNSKTVNIGQILEVITSISQQTNLLALNAAIEAARAGEAGRGFAVVADEVRNLAHRTQESAQQVQTMIEELQVGARESVSTMSDSQRHSQDSVEIANLAGERLNSVTLRIGEIDGMNQSVATATEEQTAVVESINVDITEINTLNQEGVENLQATLRACSDLEQQASRLKQLVGSFRI; from the coding sequence ATGTACAACTCCGATCAACAAGCTTCACGCACCAGCAGCGTCGCCGCCGCGATCAATCAGCTCGGCGCCGCCGCCCAGGAAATTGCCCGCAATGCCGCACAGGCTTCGAATCAGGCCAGCGACGCCCGGGGTCTGGCCGAGGATGGCCAGCAGGTGGTCGAGCGCAGCATCAAGGCGATGAATCAACTGTCGAGCATGCTCAGCGCGTCGAGCACCAATATCGAGTCGCTGAACAGCAAAACCGTCAACATCGGCCAGATTCTCGAAGTGATCACCAGCATTTCCCAGCAGACCAACCTGCTCGCGCTGAACGCGGCGATCGAAGCGGCGCGCGCCGGTGAGGCCGGTCGTGGTTTTGCCGTGGTGGCCGATGAAGTGCGCAACCTCGCGCACCGCACCCAGGAATCGGCGCAGCAGGTGCAAACCATGATCGAGGAGCTGCAGGTCGGCGCCCGGGAATCGGTGAGCACCATGAGCGACAGTCAGCGCCACAGCCAGGACAGCGTGGAGATCGCCAACCTCGCCGGCGAACGCCTGAACAGCGTGACCTTGCGCATTGGCGAGATCGACGGGATGAACCAGTCGGTGGCAACCGCGACCGAAGAACAAACCGCTGTGGTCGAGTCGATCAATGTCGATATCACCGAGATCAATACGCTGAACCAGGAAGGCGTGGAAAACCTGCAGGCGACCTTGCGCGCGTGCTCGGATCTGGAGCAGCAGGCTTCGCGTCTCAAGCAACTGGTGGGCAGCTTCAGGATTTAA
- a CDS encoding DUF721 domain-containing protein: MAFRPLTARAPAVLLREAKPLKAILGHAQRLEHLQRLLESQLQPAAREHCRVAKWREGELSLVVTDGHWATRLRYQQKRLQRQLQLFEEFASLTRIKFSVRPPIIQHRAVGHTMDLSSSAAETIQSTADGISDPGLRAALERLAAHAKGKA; the protein is encoded by the coding sequence ATGGCGTTTCGCCCTCTCACGGCCAGAGCCCCCGCCGTTCTGCTACGCGAAGCCAAACCGCTGAAAGCCATCCTCGGCCATGCCCAGCGCCTGGAGCATTTGCAGCGTCTGCTCGAAAGCCAGCTGCAACCGGCCGCCCGTGAACATTGCCGGGTGGCCAAGTGGCGCGAGGGCGAACTGTCGCTGGTGGTCACTGACGGCCATTGGGCGACGCGCCTGCGCTATCAGCAGAAACGCTTGCAACGGCAGCTGCAATTGTTCGAAGAGTTCGCCAGCCTGACCCGGATCAAATTCAGCGTGCGCCCGCCGATCATTCAGCACCGGGCGGTTGGGCACACGATGGATCTGTCGAGCAGTGCGGCGGAGACGATTCAGTCGACGGCCGACGGCATCAGCGACCCGGGATTGCGCGCTGCGCTGGAGCGGTTGGCGGCACATGCCAAGGGTAAAGCCTGA
- a CDS encoding helicase HerA-like domain-containing protein, producing MPDSSQLVIGADPAAQPIAQAMRLANRHGLIAGATGTGKTVTLQRLAEAFSDAGVAVFAADIKGDLCGLGAAGNPQGKVAERIAGMPWLGHTPQAYPVTLWDIHGESGHPLRTTLSEMGPLLIGSLLELTDSQQSALYAAFKVADREGLLLLDLKDLKALLNHLKDNPQLLGEDAALMTTGSSQALLRRLATLEQQGAEALFGEPALQLEDILQPGADGRGRIHLLDASRLVHEAPKVYATFLLWLLAELFEQLPERGDADKPLLALFFDEAHLLFGDTPKALQERLEQVVRLIRSKGVGVYFVTQSPADLPDDVLAQLGLRIQHGLRAFTAKEQKSLRAVADGFRPNPAVDSLSVLTELGIGEALVGTLTEKGTPEMVQRVLVAPPQSRIGPLTETERTVLIAGSPFKGRYDKPIDRESAYEILMGRKGLAPEAETPAGKQAEEPSLADRAGEFLGTAAGQALKSAMRQAANNLGKQLVRGLMGSLLGGSKRR from the coding sequence ATGCCTGACTCCTCGCAACTCGTTATCGGCGCTGATCCGGCCGCGCAACCTATCGCTCAGGCCATGCGCCTGGCCAACCGCCACGGGCTGATCGCCGGCGCCACCGGCACCGGCAAGACGGTGACCTTGCAGCGTCTGGCCGAAGCGTTCAGCGATGCCGGTGTGGCGGTGTTCGCCGCCGACATCAAGGGCGACCTGTGCGGCCTCGGTGCTGCCGGCAACCCGCAGGGCAAAGTGGCCGAGCGTATCGCCGGCATGCCCTGGCTCGGTCACACGCCCCAGGCTTATCCCGTCACGCTGTGGGACATTCACGGTGAATCCGGTCATCCGCTGCGCACCACCCTGAGCGAAATGGGCCCGTTGCTGATCGGCAGCCTGCTCGAGCTGACCGACAGTCAGCAGTCGGCGCTGTACGCGGCGTTCAAGGTGGCGGATCGCGAAGGGCTGTTGCTGCTGGATCTCAAGGATCTGAAAGCGCTGCTCAATCACCTCAAGGACAACCCGCAGTTGCTCGGCGAAGACGCGGCGCTGATGACCACCGGTTCCAGCCAGGCGCTGCTGCGCCGCTTGGCGACGCTGGAACAACAGGGCGCCGAAGCGCTGTTCGGCGAGCCGGCGCTGCAACTTGAAGACATTCTGCAACCGGGCGCGGATGGCCGTGGACGCATCCATCTGCTCGATGCCAGTCGTCTGGTGCACGAGGCGCCGAAGGTCTATGCAACGTTCCTGCTGTGGCTGTTGGCCGAGTTGTTCGAGCAATTGCCCGAGCGCGGCGACGCCGACAAACCGCTATTGGCGCTGTTTTTCGACGAGGCGCACTTGCTCTTCGGTGACACGCCCAAAGCGTTGCAGGAACGCCTGGAGCAAGTGGTGCGCTTGATTCGTTCCAAAGGCGTGGGCGTGTACTTCGTCACCCAGTCGCCGGCGGATCTGCCGGACGATGTGCTGGCGCAGTTGGGGTTGCGCATTCAACACGGCCTGCGTGCGTTTACCGCAAAAGAACAGAAATCCCTGCGCGCAGTGGCGGACGGTTTTCGGCCGAATCCGGCGGTCGACAGCCTGTCGGTGCTGACCGAGCTGGGGATTGGCGAGGCGCTGGTCGGTACCTTGACCGAGAAGGGCACACCGGAAATGGTCCAGCGCGTGCTGGTGGCGCCGCCGCAATCGCGGATCGGGCCGTTGACCGAAACCGAACGCACCGTGCTGATCGCCGGCTCGCCGTTCAAGGGCCGCTATGACAAGCCGATCGATCGGGAATCGGCTTATGAGATTCTGATGGGCCGCAAAGGGCTGGCGCCTGAGGCCGAAACGCCGGCAGGTAAACAGGCCGAAGAGCCAAGCCTCGCTGATCGCGCGGGCGAATTCCTCGGCACGGCGGCAGGGCAGGCACTGAAATCGGCGATGCGTCAGGCGGCCAATAATCTCGGCAAGCAGTTGGTGCGCGGGTTGATGGGTTCCCTGCTCGGAGGCAGCAAGCGCCGCTAA
- a CDS encoding lysylphosphatidylglycerol synthase transmembrane domain-containing protein, translating into MKRSLLLLIGLLAAVLIPVLLGGGETWSRLRAFPLNWLLIMFGMILLCWGINTLRLRLLLGDQREKVAPLKSLGVVMAAEFAYCATPGGSGGPLTIMALLARCGVRPARGSAVFAMDQLSDLLFFLCALSGILIYALFQHLSDRLEWLLTVSAVSLFGGLCSCVLIARYHRALIRLSGRVLAGMNVTARTRRRWARKLLHFLAAFTDTLKLPWQTLVQVFALTCLHWLLRYSVLYLALRGLGADLQWAWSFLVQMLSLGAGQFSLLPGGAGAAELTSAALLAPMVGKSTAAAAILIWRVVTYYFYLLVGGPVFVLMLGKPLLKKLMKVRQA; encoded by the coding sequence ATGAAGCGCAGCCTGCTGTTGCTGATTGGTCTGCTTGCAGCAGTGCTGATTCCAGTGCTGCTCGGCGGCGGCGAAACCTGGTCGCGTTTGCGCGCTTTCCCGCTGAACTGGCTGTTGATCATGTTTGGCATGATCCTGCTCTGCTGGGGCATCAATACCCTGCGCCTGCGTTTGTTGCTTGGCGACCAGCGTGAAAAGGTCGCACCGTTGAAAAGCCTCGGCGTGGTCATGGCGGCCGAGTTCGCCTACTGCGCTACGCCAGGCGGCAGCGGTGGCCCGTTGACCATCATGGCCTTGCTGGCCCGGTGCGGCGTGCGTCCGGCGCGGGGCAGCGCGGTGTTTGCCATGGATCAGCTTAGCGATCTGCTGTTCTTTCTTTGCGCGCTGAGCGGGATTCTGATTTATGCGCTGTTCCAGCACCTGAGCGACCGCCTCGAGTGGCTACTCACAGTCAGCGCAGTGTCGCTGTTCGGCGGCTTGTGCAGTTGCGTATTGATTGCGCGCTATCACCGAGCGTTGATTCGCCTGAGCGGTCGGGTATTGGCAGGAATGAACGTCACGGCGCGCACTCGCCGCCGCTGGGCGCGCAAGTTGCTGCACTTTCTCGCGGCGTTTACCGATACCTTGAAGTTGCCCTGGCAGACGCTGGTTCAGGTGTTCGCCTTGACTTGTTTGCACTGGCTGCTGCGTTACAGCGTGTTGTATCTGGCTCTGCGCGGGCTCGGTGCCGACTTGCAGTGGGCATGGAGTTTTCTGGTGCAGATGCTCTCGCTGGGCGCCGGCCAGTTCAGTCTGTTACCCGGCGGCGCAGGGGCGGCGGAATTGACTTCTGCTGCGCTGCTCGCACCGATGGTGGGCAAATCCACCGCAGCGGCGGCGATCCTGATCTGGCGAGTGGTGACGTATTACTTCTATCTGCTGGTCGGCGGCCCTGTGTTCGTGTTGATGCTGGGCAAGCCGTTGCTGAAGAAGCTGATGAAAGTGCGCCAAGCCTGA
- the argJ gene encoding bifunctional glutamate N-acetyltransferase/amino-acid acetyltransferase ArgJ, giving the protein MAVGLGPLPTLHPVAGFELGIASAGIKRPGRKDVVVMRCAEGSTVAGVFTLNAFCAAPVILAKKRVNNAVRYLLTNTGNANAGTGEPGLAAAERTTAKLAELTGVDASQILPYSTGVIGEPLPVEKIEGALQAALDDLSENNWEAAATGIMTTDTLPKGASRQFEHDGVTITVTGISKGAGMIRPNMATMLGYIATDAKVSRDVLHKLMLDGANKSFNRITIDGDTSTNDCCMLIATGKAALPEITRAEGELFAKLKQAVFEVCMEVAQAIVRDGEGATKFVTVEVNGGGNHQECLDVGYTVAHSPLIKTALFASDPNWGRILAAVGRAGVPDLDVSKIDVFLGDVCIASRGARAATYTEAQGSAVMQQEEITIRIELGRGDCSETIWTTDLSHEYVKINAEYRT; this is encoded by the coding sequence ATGGCTGTTGGTCTTGGTCCTTTGCCAACGTTGCACCCGGTTGCCGGTTTTGAACTCGGTATCGCCTCGGCCGGCATCAAGCGCCCGGGGCGCAAGGATGTGGTGGTAATGCGCTGTGCGGAAGGTTCGACCGTGGCTGGCGTGTTCACCCTGAACGCGTTCTGCGCCGCGCCGGTGATCCTGGCGAAAAAACGCGTGAACAACGCTGTGCGTTACTTGCTGACCAACACCGGCAATGCCAACGCCGGCACCGGCGAACCGGGTCTGGCCGCTGCCGAGCGCACCACTGCCAAACTGGCTGAGCTGACCGGCGTCGACGCCAGCCAGATTCTGCCGTACTCCACCGGTGTGATCGGCGAGCCGCTGCCGGTCGAGAAAATCGAAGGCGCACTGCAAGCCGCGCTGGATGACCTGTCGGAGAATAACTGGGAAGCCGCTGCCACCGGCATCATGACCACCGACACCCTGCCGAAGGGCGCCAGCCGCCAGTTCGAGCATGACGGCGTGACCATCACCGTCACCGGCATCAGCAAGGGCGCCGGCATGATTCGCCCGAACATGGCGACCATGCTCGGTTACATTGCCACTGACGCCAAAGTTTCCCGCGACGTGCTGCACAAACTGATGCTCGACGGCGCCAACAAGTCGTTCAACCGCATCACCATCGACGGCGACACTTCGACCAACGACTGCTGCATGCTGATCGCCACTGGCAAGGCCGCGCTGCCGGAAATCACCCGCGCTGAAGGCGAGCTGTTCGCCAAGTTGAAACAAGCGGTGTTCGAAGTGTGCATGGAGGTGGCGCAGGCCATCGTGCGTGACGGCGAAGGCGCGACCAAGTTTGTCACTGTTGAAGTGAATGGCGGCGGCAACCACCAGGAATGCCTGGACGTCGGTTATACCGTGGCGCACTCGCCGCTGATCAAGACTGCGCTGTTCGCCTCCGACCCGAACTGGGGGCGCATCCTCGCCGCCGTGGGCCGTGCCGGTGTGCCGGACCTGGACGTGAGCAAGATCGACGTGTTCCTCGGCGACGTGTGCATCGCCAGCCGTGGCGCCCGCGCCGCGACCTATACTGAAGCTCAGGGCTCGGCAGTGATGCAGCAGGAAGAAAT
- the secA gene encoding preprotein translocase subunit SecA, with translation MFAPLLKKLFGSKNEREVKRMLKTVQLVNAFEEQMVALSDDQLRAKTAEFKARIAKGETLDKLLPEAFAVAREAGKRVMGMRHFDVQLVGGMTLHEGKIAEMRTGEGKTLVATLGVYLNALSGKGVHVVTVNDYLARRDANWMRPLYEFLGLTVGVVTPFQPPEEKRAAYAADITYGTNNEFGFDYLRDNMAFSMDEKFQRELNFAVIDEVDSILIDEARTPLIISGQAEDSSKLYTEINKLIPQLELHVEEVEGEVTKAGHYTVDEKTRQVELNEAGHQFIEEMLTRVGLLAEGESLYSAHNLGLLTHVYAGLRAHKLFNRNIEYIVQDGQVVLVDEHTGRTMPGRRLSEGLHQAIEAKEGLNIQAESQTLASTTFQNYFRLYTKLSGMTGTADTEAFEFHQIYGLEVMVIPPNKPLARKDYNDLVFLTAEEKYAAIVADIKESMAAGRPVLVGTATIETSEHMSALLVKEGIEHKVLNAKFHEKEAEIIAQAGRPGALTIATNMAGRGTDILLGGNWEVEVASLENPTPEQIAQIKADWQKRHQQVLESGGLQVIASERHESRRIDNQLRGRAGRQGDAGSSRFYLSLEDSLMRIFASDRVKNFMKALGMQPGEAIEHRMVTNAIEKAQRKVEGRNFDIRKQLLEFDDVNNEQRKVIYHMRNTLLAADNIGETIADFRQDVLNATVSAHIPPQSLPEQWDVAGLEASIESDFGVKLPIQQWLDEDDHLYEETLREKLMTELMAAYNEKEDQAGAEALRSFEKQIVLRVLDDLWKDHLSTMDHLRHGIHLRGYAQKNPKQEYKRESFTLFSELLDSIKRDSIRVLSHVQVRREDPEAEEQRLRQEAEALAARMQFEHAEAPGLDQPEALGEEVDVALATAAAPVRNEQKLGRNELCYCGSGKKYKHCHGQIQ, from the coding sequence ATGTTTGCGCCTTTGTTAAAGAAACTTTTTGGAAGCAAGAACGAGCGTGAAGTCAAACGCATGCTCAAGACGGTGCAGCTCGTCAATGCCTTCGAAGAGCAAATGGTGGCCCTTTCGGACGATCAATTGCGTGCCAAGACCGCCGAGTTCAAGGCCCGTATCGCCAAAGGGGAAACCCTCGACAAGCTGTTGCCGGAAGCCTTTGCCGTCGCCCGCGAGGCCGGCAAGCGCGTGATGGGCATGCGCCACTTCGACGTGCAACTCGTCGGCGGCATGACCTTGCACGAAGGCAAGATCGCCGAAATGCGCACCGGTGAGGGCAAGACCCTCGTGGCCACTTTGGGTGTTTACCTCAACGCATTGTCCGGCAAGGGCGTGCACGTTGTGACCGTGAACGACTACCTGGCCCGCCGTGACGCCAACTGGATGCGCCCGCTGTATGAATTCCTCGGCCTGACCGTCGGCGTCGTGACGCCGTTCCAGCCGCCGGAAGAGAAACGTGCCGCCTACGCCGCCGACATCACCTACGGCACCAACAACGAATTCGGTTTCGACTACCTGCGCGACAACATGGCGTTCAGCATGGATGAAAAATTCCAGCGCGAACTCAACTTTGCCGTGATCGACGAAGTCGACTCCATCCTCATCGACGAAGCGCGTACCCCGCTGATCATTTCCGGTCAGGCCGAGGACAGCTCCAAGCTGTATACCGAGATCAACAAACTGATCCCGCAGCTGGAACTGCATGTTGAAGAAGTCGAAGGCGAAGTTACCAAGGCTGGCCATTACACCGTTGACGAAAAGACCCGTCAGGTCGAACTCAACGAAGCCGGTCACCAGTTCATCGAAGAAATGCTCACCCGCGTCGGCCTGCTGGCCGAAGGCGAGAGCCTGTACTCGGCGCACAACCTCGGCCTGCTGACCCACGTCTATGCCGGTCTGCGTGCGCACAAGCTGTTCAACCGCAACATCGAATACATCGTCCAGGATGGTCAGGTCGTGCTGGTCGACGAACACACCGGTCGGACCATGCCGGGTCGTCGTCTGTCCGAAGGCCTGCACCAGGCGATCGAAGCCAAGGAAGGTCTGAATATCCAAGCCGAGAGCCAGACCCTGGCCTCGACCACCTTCCAGAACTACTTCCGTCTGTACACCAAGCTGTCCGGTATGACCGGTACCGCCGACACCGAAGCGTTCGAATTCCACCAGATCTACGGTCTGGAAGTCATGGTCATTCCGCCGAACAAACCGTTGGCGCGTAAAGACTACAACGACCTGGTGTTCCTCACCGCCGAAGAGAAGTACGCGGCAATCGTGGCGGACATCAAGGAAAGCATGGCTGCCGGTCGTCCGGTGCTGGTGGGTACCGCGACCATCGAGACCTCCGAGCACATGTCCGCATTGCTCGTCAAAGAAGGCATCGAACACAAGGTTCTCAACGCCAAGTTCCACGAAAAAGAAGCCGAAATCATCGCTCAGGCCGGTCGTCCGGGTGCGCTGACCATCGCCACCAACATGGCCGGTCGTGGTACCGACATCCTGTTGGGCGGCAACTGGGAAGTGGAAGTCGCTTCGCTGGAAAACCCGACCCCTGAGCAGATCGCCCAGATCAAGGCCGACTGGCAGAAGCGTCACCAGCAAGTGCTGGAATCCGGCGGCTTGCAGGTAATCGCTTCCGAGCGTCACGAATCGCGCCGTATCGACAACCAGCTGCGTGGCCGTGCCGGCCGCCAGGGCGACGCCGGTTCGAGCCGCTTCTACCTGTCGCTGGAAGACAGCCTGATGCGTATTTTCGCCTCTGACCGGGTGAAGAACTTCATGAAAGCCCTGGGCATGCAGCCAGGCGAAGCGATCGAGCACCGCATGGTGACCAACGCGATCGAGAAGGCGCAGCGCAAGGTTGAAGGCCGCAACTTCGACATCCGCAAGCAACTGCTCGAGTTCGACGACGTCAACAACGAACAGCGTAAAGTGATCTATCACATGCGTAACACGTTGCTGGCCGCCGACAACATCGGTGAAACCATCGCCGACTTCCGTCAGGACGTGCTCAACGCCACCGTCAGCGCCCACATTCCGCCGCAATCGCTGCCAGAGCAGTGGGACGTGGCCGGTCTGGAAGCGTCGATCGAAAGCGATTTCGGCGTGAAACTGCCGATCCAGCAATGGCTCGACGAAGACGATCACCTGTACGAAGAAACCCTGCGCGAGAAGCTCATGACCGAGCTGATGGCCGCGTACAACGAGAAAGAAGACCAGGCCGGTGCCGAGGCGCTGCGCTCGTTCGAGAAGCAGATCGTCCTGCGCGTACTCGACGACTTGTGGAAAGACCACCTGTCGACCATGGATCACCTGCGTCACGGTATCCACTTGCGTGGTTATGCGCAGAAGAACCCGAAGCAGGAATACAAGCGCGAGTCGTTCACGCTGTTCTCCGAACTGCTCGATTCGATCAAGCGCGACTCGATCCGCGTGCTCTCGCACGTTCAGGTACGTCGCGAAGATCCGGAAGCCGAAGAACAACGCCTGCGTCAGGAAGCCGAAGCACTGGCGGCGCGCATGCAGTTCGAACACGCCGAAGCCCCTGGGCTGGATCAGCCGGAAGCGTTGGGTGAAGAGGTCGATGTGGCGCTGGCCACCGCCGCTGCCCCGGTTCGCAACGAGCAGAAGCTGGGCCGCAACGAACTTTGCTACTGCGGTTCGGGCAAGAAATACAAGCATTGCCACGGGCAGATCCAGTAA
- a CDS encoding glycosyltransferase family 4 protein produces MFYAPASGGVRTYLDAKHRRLGDRNAIRHSLLIPGARLGEHDGIYTVPAPALPFGKGYRFPLRLAPWRNVLQDLQPDLIEVGDPYLTAWAALDARRQLDVPVIGFYHSDLPLLAGNRMGHWVTPNVEAYVTRLYGNFDRVLAPSQVMADKLTALGVRNVYVQPLGVDLHTFHPDACDPGLRAELGIADDTRLLIFAGRGSKEKNLPVLLKCMQRLGPRYHLLLVGSSMPAAVPDNVSVIDEFCPAPKVARLMASADALLHAGDQETFGLVILEAMACGIPVVAVAAGAFEEIVNDSCGLLCAPNNPQAMANAVRELFSRGCDRLGRQARQHVERHYAWDTVVDSLLSHYHAVLGHTLPRVANG; encoded by the coding sequence ATGTTCTACGCCCCGGCCAGCGGAGGCGTACGGACTTATCTGGATGCCAAACACCGTCGCCTCGGCGACCGCAACGCCATTCGTCACAGCCTGCTGATCCCCGGCGCACGACTGGGTGAACATGACGGCATTTACACGGTTCCAGCGCCCGCGCTGCCCTTCGGCAAAGGCTATCGCTTCCCGCTGCGCCTGGCGCCATGGCGCAATGTCCTGCAGGATTTGCAGCCGGACCTGATCGAAGTTGGCGATCCCTACCTCACCGCATGGGCGGCGCTGGATGCGCGGCGGCAGCTGGATGTGCCGGTGATCGGCTTTTATCACTCGGATCTGCCGCTGCTGGCGGGTAATCGCATGGGCCATTGGGTCACGCCGAATGTCGAGGCCTACGTCACTCGTCTCTATGGCAATTTCGACCGCGTGCTTGCGCCGAGCCAGGTCATGGCCGACAAGCTCACCGCGCTTGGCGTGCGCAATGTCTATGTACAGCCGCTCGGCGTGGATTTGCATACCTTCCATCCCGACGCCTGCGACCCCGGCCTGCGGGCCGAACTGGGGATTGCCGACGACACCCGCCTGCTGATCTTCGCCGGGCGCGGTTCCAAGGAGAAAAACCTGCCGGTGCTGCTCAAGTGCATGCAACGCCTTGGTCCGCGTTATCACTTGCTGCTGGTCGGCTCGTCGATGCCCGCAGCGGTGCCGGACAACGTCAGTGTCATCGACGAATTTTGCCCGGCGCCAAAAGTCGCGCGGCTGATGGCCAGCGCCGATGCGCTGCTGCATGCCGGTGATCAGGAAACTTTCGGTCTGGTCATCCTTGAAGCCATGGCTTGTGGCATTCCAGTGGTGGCGGTCGCGGCCGGTGCGTTTGAAGAGATCGTCAATGATTCCTGCGGTCTGCTCTGTGCACCGAATAATCCGCAGGCCATGGCCAACGCCGTGCGCGAGCTGTTCAGTCGCGGCTGTGATCGGCTCGGCCGTCAGGCGCGCCAACATGTCGAACGGCATTACGCCTGGGATACCGTAGTCGACAGCCTGCTCAGCCACTACCACGCCGTGCTCGGCCATACGCTGCCACGGGTGGCCAATGGTTGA